One region of Bactrocera neohumeralis isolate Rockhampton chromosome 5, APGP_CSIRO_Bneo_wtdbg2-racon-allhic-juicebox.fasta_v2, whole genome shotgun sequence genomic DNA includes:
- the LOC126760508 gene encoding vacuolar protein sorting-associated protein 33A, translated as MFQYLQSRRVNIELLQEAACREIVNLLEQIDGSKLLILDEDILGPIGLIASPSLFSERNIKLLKLKLDAQIPRDASNIIYIVRTHVRIMDIIAEHVKKNLDKNRQFHIFFVPRRSCLCIKHLENLKVYQHFTQIKELEWNFFPLDVDTVSMELPFAYRDVAVDGDPTVLYQAAVGLVQLQRLYGQIPKIYGKGIHSQRIWEHAKQLGVEEKMLNGDKGLIDQIILLDRSIDILSAVATQLTYEGLIDEFFGIKNNQLVLPAELFSSADEQNTTQTQFVAGKKTFFMNSGEKLFAELRNKNFNEVGKILARNAREISAQMNTNAQDTSVQDMKRFVDKLPALLAQKQSVAVHTTIAEIIRKKVDTFEFSDDLAAEQEFMMCEDTDKASAYIEDMIAKKSDLENVLRLMSMQCSAASGFKEKVLNYYKRELVQVYGLNVLLKISNLEKAGLLYTQSESRAYAVLRKTLSLTVEDVVEIEPKDISYVHSFYAPLTARIVEQTLKPLGWQTLKSQINNLPGPTFEDFQAQLIGISGRHNSSTPIDGSALNIPRIILVFFVGGCTFAEIAALRFLSQQEDNNVEFIIATTKIINKHSFIKDLMT; from the exons ATGTTCCAATATCTTCAAAGCCGGCGTGTAAATATTGAATTGCTGCAAGAGGCAGCATGCAGAGAGATTGTAAATCTTTTAGAGCAGATTGATGGATCCAAACTTCTAATATTAGATGAAGACATTCTGGGACCTATTGGGTTGATTGCTTCTCCTTCGCTTTTTTCGGAACGGAATATTAAGCTTCTCAAATTAAAATTGGATGCACAAATACCTCGGGATGCATCTAACATCATATATATTGTGCGAACACATGTCCGAATTATGGACATAATTGCTGAACATGTTAAAAAGAATCTGGATAAAAACAGACAGTTTCACATCTTTTTTGTGCCAAGGCGATCATGCTTATGTATCAAAcatttagaaaatttgaaagtgtATCAAcactttacacaaataaaagaattagaATGGAACTTCTTTCCTTTGGACGTGGATACTGTGTCTATGGAACTACCTTTTGCTTATCGTGATGTAGCAGTTGATGGTGATCCAACAGTATTGTATCAAGCAGCTGTAGGTTTAGTGCAGTTACAACGGCTCTATGGACAAATACCCAAAATCTATGGAAAGGGTATTCATTCGCAAAGAATATGGGAGCATGCAAAACAATTGGGTGTagaagaaaaaatgttgaatggGGATAAAGGTTTGATAGATCAAATTATTTTGCTTGATCGTTCAATAGATATTTTAAGTGCTGTCGCAACACAGCTCACTTATGAAGGGTTAATTGATGAATTTTTCggcataaaaaataatcaacttGTTCTGCCAGCAGAACTTTTCTCAAGTGCAGACGAGCAAAACACTACTCAAACGCAATTTGTCGCCGGCAAGAAAACATTCTTTATGAATTCTggtgaaaaattatttgccgaATTGCGGAACAAAAACTTCAATGAAGTTGGAAAAATTTTAGCCCGTAATGCTCGTGAGATTAGTGCGCAAATGAACACAAATGCGCAGGATACTTCGGTGCAGGATATGAAACGCTTTGTAGACAAATTACCAGCATTGTTAGCGCAAAAACAATCCGTGGCAGTGCATACAACAATCGCAGAAATTATTCGCAAAAAAGTAGATACTTTCGAATTCTCCGATGATCTGGCAGCCGAGCAAGAGTTTATGATGTGCGAGGACACAGACAAGGCCAGTGCTTATATTGAAGATATGATTGCGAAAAAGAGTGACCTTGAAAATGTTTTACGACTAATGTCGATGCAATGTTCGGCGGCTTCTGGATTTAAAGAGAAG GTTTTGAATTATTACAAACGTGAGTTAGTTCAGGTGTACGGATTAAATGTTCTGCTTAAAATAAGTAATTTGGAAAAGGCTGGTCTTTTGTACACCCAATCAGAATCCCGTGCTTATGCGGTATTACGCAAG actcTTAGTTTAACAGTGGAAGATGTCGTTGAAATAGAGCCAAAGGATATCAGTTATGTGCATAGTTTTTATGCACCACTAACTGCTCGCATCGTAGAACAGACTTTGAAACCTCTGGGATGGCAAACGTTGAAGAGTCAAATTAATAACTTACCAGGTCCAACATTTGAAGATTTCCAAGCTCAGTTAATAGGCATAAGCGGTCGTCACAACTCATCTACTCCTATAGATGGTTCCGCTCTGAACATTCCACGTATTATTTTGGTATTCTTTGTGGGCGGTTGTACCTTTGCGGAAATCGCAGCGCTAAGGTTTCTATCACAGCAAGAGGATAATAATGTTGAATTTATTATAGCCACCacgaaaattattaataagcatAGTTTCATCAAAGATTTAATGACATAA
- the LOC126760506 gene encoding serine/threonine-protein kinase Tao isoform X3, translating to MPPARPGSLKDPEIADLFYKHDPEKIFEDLREIGHGSFGAVYYARCNLTKEIVAIKKMSFLGKQSLEKWQDILKEIRFLRQLNHPNTIEYKGCYLRESTAWLVMEYCVGSASDIIEVHKKPLHEDEIAAICDGVLNGLSYLHSLGRIHRDIKAGNILLTDNGIVKLADFGSAAIKCPANSFVGTPYWMAPEVILAMDEGQYDGKVDVWSLGITCIELAERKPPYFNMNAMSALYHIAQNDSPNLSKNEWSDTFCNFVELCLKKMPVERPSSTKLLKHEFLTQPRSDIVLLELIARTKAAVRELDNLNYRKMKKILMVDTCETESAIGDTDDTQDEHAGGDSSKSNSITSEHSIHSSSSSNSIPTSQNHILTQQQHIAVNYQQQAAAAAAAAAAASGVAARNSSRQRNLPPLPNIMHNMNNNVTPTNSTSVVPAPMMPVSSASHSAGGGSPAATANMGTGMLSQASGVCVGSAGGAGDRMPRYLSSPAAAAAVYAASSQQAISNAVNEHGPNNFATIRTTSIVTKQQKEHMQEEMHEQMSGYKRMRREHQAALLKLEEKCKLEMEAHKGALDKEYDNLLYNFTRELERLEAKHQQDLERRQKQTTAAEKKLFKEISLKQESERKAFDLNRKKEYKANKERWKRELSMDESTPKRQRDLTLQSQKDNLKQAEAQEEQRLLRVQKQYIDLEMRKFRRRRLISLHELEDQLLRDELSKKQHQLEQAHAILLKHHEKTQELEYRQQKSVHQLREEQINTQHDTELKNQNDYMERVKKELLRKHALEIRQHPKSLKQKELQIRKQFRETCKTQTKQYKRYKAQILQTTPKEQQKEVIKQLKEEKHRKLTLLGEQYEQSIADMFQSQSYKLDETQVIECHRTNEQLEYELDVLTAYQNKNKKQAQEQRDRERKELENRVNVRRGLLESKMNAELQQFNQERAERLRIKQEKHARELEAFDQESLALGFSALSLSEVSRETYPDEEGSLSGSMISLAHSNSSTSFPAGSL from the exons ATGCCACCTGCACGTCCTGGAAGTCTTAAGGATCCGGAAATTGCCGATCTTTTTTATAAACATGATCCAGAAAAAATATTCGAGGACTTGCGTGAAATTGGTCATGGCTCGTTTGGCGCTGTTTATTATGCGCGATGCAACCTTACCAAAGAAATCGTGGCCATTAAAAAGATGTCCTTTTTGGGCAAACAGAGCCTTGAAAAATGGCAGGATATTCTTAAAGAAATCAG atttcttCGTCAATTGAATCATCCGAACACCATAGAATACAAGGGCTGCTATCTACGTGAATCAACAGCGTGGCTGGTAATGGAATATTGTGTTGGCTCGGCTTCAGATATTATTGAAGTACATAAGAAGCCTTTACACGAGGACGAAATCGCTGCGATATGTGATGGCGTTCTGAACGGCTTGAGTTACTTACACAGTTTGGGGCGCATACACAGAGATATAAAAGCCGGCAATATTCTTCTCACAGATAATGGTATTGTTAAATTGGCAGATTTCGGTAGCGCTGCTATTAAGTGTCCAGCTAACAGTTTTGTGGGCACTCCGTATTGGATGGCCCCGGAAGTGATTCTAGCTATGGATGAGGGCCAGTATGATGGTAAAGTTGATGTGTGGTCCTTGGGTATTACTTGCATTGAATTGGCTGAACGGAAACCACCATATTTTAACATGAATGCAATGTCTGCTCTTTATCACATTGCTCAAAATGATTCTCCAAATTTATCC aaaaatgaaTGGTCAGATACATTTTGCAATTTTGTTGAATTGTGTCTCAAAAAAATGCCCGTGGAGCGACCTTCGTCAACGAAACTGCTAAAACACGAATTTTTGACACAGCCACGTTCAGATATTGTGTTGCTGGAATTGATAGCTCGTACAAAAGCTGCAGTGCGTGAAttagataatttaaattatcgtaaaatgaaaaaaatactaatgGTCGATACCTGCGAGACTGAGAGCGCCATAGGCGATACGGACGATACACAGGATGAACATGCTGGCGGTGATAGCAGCAAGAGTAATAGTATTACTTCAGAACACTCCATACATTCG AGCTCTTCGTCGAATTCTATTCCCACCAGTCAAAATCACATATTGACACAACAGCAGCATATTGCTGTGAATTATCAGCAACAAGCAGCTGCtgcggcagcggcggcggcggctgcAAGTGGAGTTGCGGCACGAAATTCATCACGACAAAGAAATCTGCCGCCACTACCTAATATAATGCACAATATGAACAATAATGTTACGCCAACAAATTCAACTTCCGTTGTGCCAGCACCTATGATGCCTGTATCGTCCGCAAGTCATTCAGCAGGAGGGGGTTCCCCTGCTGCTACAGCGAATATGGGAACAGGCATGTTATCTCAAGCAAGCGGTGTTTGCGTGGGCAGTGCCGGTGGTGCTGGCGATCGTATGCCTCGCTATTTGTCATCACCTGCCGCCGCAGCCGCAGTATATGCTGCATCGTCACAGCAAGCCATCTCTAATGCCGTCAATGAGCATGGACCTAACAATTTTGCCACTATTCGGACTACAAGTATTGTAACAAAGCAACAGAAAGAACATATGCAG GAGGAAATGCATGAACAAATGTCTGGCTATAAACGAATGCGTCGCGAGCATCAAGCTGCGTTACTGAAGCTCGAAGAGAAGTGTAAACTGGAAATGGAGGCTCATAAGGGTGCATTAGACAAGGAATATGATAATCTGTTATACAACTTCACACGGGAATTGGAACGTTTAGAG GCGAAGCATCAGCAAGACCTAGAACGTCGTCAAAAGCAAACAACCGCAGCGGAAAAGAAACTTTTCAAGGAGATTTCTTTGAAACAGGAAAGTGAACGTAAAGCCTTTGATTTAAATCGCAAAAAGGAATATAAGGCAAATAAAGAACGATGGAAACGTGAACTATCGATGGATGAATCCACACCGAAACGGCAACGTGACCTGACGTTGCAATCACAGAAAGACAACTTGAAGCAAGCAGAAGCGCAAGAGGAACAACGTTTGCTGAGAGTACAAAAACAGTATATTGACTTGGAAATGCGGAAATTCAGAAGAAGACGCCTAATATCTCTTCACGAGCTCGAAGACCAGTTATTGCGTGAT GAATTAAGCAAAAAGCAACATCAGTTGGAGCAGGCGCATGCTATTCTGCTGAAACATCATGAAAAAACGCAGGAACTAGAATATCGTCAGCAAAAAAGTGTACATCAGCTTCGCGAGGAGCAG ATAAATACTCAGCACGATACGGAACTGAAGAATCAAAATGACTATATGGAGCGAGTTAAAAAAGAACTTCTGCGGAAACACGCTCTTGAAATCAGACAACATCCTAAAAGTTTAAAG CAAAAAGAACTGCAAATCCGTAAACAATTTCGCGAAACTTGCAAAACTCAGACAAAACAATATAAACGCTATAAGGCACAAATTCTCCAGACCACACCAAAAGAACAGCAGAAGGAGGTTATAAAACAATTGAAGGAAGAGAAGCATCGAAAATTAACACTTCTCGGTGAAcag TACGAACAAAGCATCGCTGATATGTTCCAAAGTCAGAGTTACAAATTGGATGAGACCCAAGTGATTGAGTGCCATCGTACCAACGAGCAATTGGAATACGAACTTGATGTGCTCACTGcctatcaaaataaaaacaagaaacaagcTCAGGAGCAACGCGATCGTGAGCGTAAAGAGTTGGAAAACAGAGTAAACGTTCGTAGAGGTTTACTGGAGAGCAAG ATGAATGCGGAGTTACAGCAGTTCAATCAAGAGCGAGCTGAACGTTTACGTATCAAACAAGAAAAGCATGCCAGAGAACTAGAAGCTTTCGATCAGGAATCGCTTGCGTTAGGTTTCAG CGCTCTATCACTCAGCGAGGTGTCGCGCGAAACATACCCCGACGAGGAGGGTAGCTTATCAGGGTCCATGATCAGTTTAGCGCATAGTAATAGCTCTACAAGTTTTCCGGCTGGCTCCCTATAG
- the LOC126760506 gene encoding serine/threonine-protein kinase Tao isoform X1: MPPARPGSLKDPEIADLFYKHDPEKIFEDLREIGHGSFGAVYYARCNLTKEIVAIKKMSFLGKQSLEKWQDILKEIRFLRQLNHPNTIEYKGCYLRESTAWLVMEYCVGSASDIIEVHKKPLHEDEIAAICDGVLNGLSYLHSLGRIHRDIKAGNILLTDNGIVKLADFGSAAIKCPANSFVGTPYWMAPEVILAMDEGQYDGKVDVWSLGITCIELAERKPPYFNMNAMSALYHIAQNDSPNLSKNEWSDTFCNFVELCLKKMPVERPSSTKLLKHEFLTQPRSDIVLLELIARTKAAVRELDNLNYRKMKKILMVDTCETESAIGDTDDTQDEHAGGDSSKSNSITSEHSIHSVGVSAASSQVSSSSNSIPTSQNHILTQQQHIAVNYQQQAAAAAAAAAAASGVAARNSSRQRNLPPLPNIMHNMNNNVTPTNSTSVVPAPMMPVSSASHSAGGGSPAATANMGTGMLSQASGVCVGSAGGAGDRMPRYLSSPAAAAAVYAASSQQAISNAVNEHGPNNFATIRTTSIVTKQQKEHMQEEMHEQMSGYKRMRREHQAALLKLEEKCKLEMEAHKGALDKEYDNLLYNFTRELERLEAKHQQDLERRQKQTTAAEKKLFKEISLKQESERKAFDLNRKKEYKANKERWKRELSMDESTPKRQRDLTLQSQKDNLKQAEAQEEQRLLRVQKQYIDLEMRKFRRRRLISLHELEDQLLRDELSKKQHQLEQAHAILLKHHEKTQELEYRQQKSVHQLREEQINTQHDTELKNQNDYMERVKKELLRKHALEIRQHPKSLKQKELQIRKQFRETCKTQTKQYKRYKAQILQTTPKEQQKEVIKQLKEEKHRKLTLLGEQYEQSIADMFQSQSYKLDETQVIECHRTNEQLEYELDVLTAYQNKNKKQAQEQRDRERKELENRVNVRRGLLESKMNAELQQFNQERAERLRIKQEKHARELEAFDQESLALGFSALSLSEVSRETYPDEEGSLSGSMISLAHSNSSTSFPAGSL; this comes from the exons ATGCCACCTGCACGTCCTGGAAGTCTTAAGGATCCGGAAATTGCCGATCTTTTTTATAAACATGATCCAGAAAAAATATTCGAGGACTTGCGTGAAATTGGTCATGGCTCGTTTGGCGCTGTTTATTATGCGCGATGCAACCTTACCAAAGAAATCGTGGCCATTAAAAAGATGTCCTTTTTGGGCAAACAGAGCCTTGAAAAATGGCAGGATATTCTTAAAGAAATCAG atttcttCGTCAATTGAATCATCCGAACACCATAGAATACAAGGGCTGCTATCTACGTGAATCAACAGCGTGGCTGGTAATGGAATATTGTGTTGGCTCGGCTTCAGATATTATTGAAGTACATAAGAAGCCTTTACACGAGGACGAAATCGCTGCGATATGTGATGGCGTTCTGAACGGCTTGAGTTACTTACACAGTTTGGGGCGCATACACAGAGATATAAAAGCCGGCAATATTCTTCTCACAGATAATGGTATTGTTAAATTGGCAGATTTCGGTAGCGCTGCTATTAAGTGTCCAGCTAACAGTTTTGTGGGCACTCCGTATTGGATGGCCCCGGAAGTGATTCTAGCTATGGATGAGGGCCAGTATGATGGTAAAGTTGATGTGTGGTCCTTGGGTATTACTTGCATTGAATTGGCTGAACGGAAACCACCATATTTTAACATGAATGCAATGTCTGCTCTTTATCACATTGCTCAAAATGATTCTCCAAATTTATCC aaaaatgaaTGGTCAGATACATTTTGCAATTTTGTTGAATTGTGTCTCAAAAAAATGCCCGTGGAGCGACCTTCGTCAACGAAACTGCTAAAACACGAATTTTTGACACAGCCACGTTCAGATATTGTGTTGCTGGAATTGATAGCTCGTACAAAAGCTGCAGTGCGTGAAttagataatttaaattatcgtaaaatgaaaaaaatactaatgGTCGATACCTGCGAGACTGAGAGCGCCATAGGCGATACGGACGATACACAGGATGAACATGCTGGCGGTGATAGCAGCAAGAGTAATAGTATTACTTCAGAACACTCCATACATTCGGTGGGTGTGTCGGCGGCCAGTAGTCAAGTA AGCTCTTCGTCGAATTCTATTCCCACCAGTCAAAATCACATATTGACACAACAGCAGCATATTGCTGTGAATTATCAGCAACAAGCAGCTGCtgcggcagcggcggcggcggctgcAAGTGGAGTTGCGGCACGAAATTCATCACGACAAAGAAATCTGCCGCCACTACCTAATATAATGCACAATATGAACAATAATGTTACGCCAACAAATTCAACTTCCGTTGTGCCAGCACCTATGATGCCTGTATCGTCCGCAAGTCATTCAGCAGGAGGGGGTTCCCCTGCTGCTACAGCGAATATGGGAACAGGCATGTTATCTCAAGCAAGCGGTGTTTGCGTGGGCAGTGCCGGTGGTGCTGGCGATCGTATGCCTCGCTATTTGTCATCACCTGCCGCCGCAGCCGCAGTATATGCTGCATCGTCACAGCAAGCCATCTCTAATGCCGTCAATGAGCATGGACCTAACAATTTTGCCACTATTCGGACTACAAGTATTGTAACAAAGCAACAGAAAGAACATATGCAG GAGGAAATGCATGAACAAATGTCTGGCTATAAACGAATGCGTCGCGAGCATCAAGCTGCGTTACTGAAGCTCGAAGAGAAGTGTAAACTGGAAATGGAGGCTCATAAGGGTGCATTAGACAAGGAATATGATAATCTGTTATACAACTTCACACGGGAATTGGAACGTTTAGAG GCGAAGCATCAGCAAGACCTAGAACGTCGTCAAAAGCAAACAACCGCAGCGGAAAAGAAACTTTTCAAGGAGATTTCTTTGAAACAGGAAAGTGAACGTAAAGCCTTTGATTTAAATCGCAAAAAGGAATATAAGGCAAATAAAGAACGATGGAAACGTGAACTATCGATGGATGAATCCACACCGAAACGGCAACGTGACCTGACGTTGCAATCACAGAAAGACAACTTGAAGCAAGCAGAAGCGCAAGAGGAACAACGTTTGCTGAGAGTACAAAAACAGTATATTGACTTGGAAATGCGGAAATTCAGAAGAAGACGCCTAATATCTCTTCACGAGCTCGAAGACCAGTTATTGCGTGAT GAATTAAGCAAAAAGCAACATCAGTTGGAGCAGGCGCATGCTATTCTGCTGAAACATCATGAAAAAACGCAGGAACTAGAATATCGTCAGCAAAAAAGTGTACATCAGCTTCGCGAGGAGCAG ATAAATACTCAGCACGATACGGAACTGAAGAATCAAAATGACTATATGGAGCGAGTTAAAAAAGAACTTCTGCGGAAACACGCTCTTGAAATCAGACAACATCCTAAAAGTTTAAAG CAAAAAGAACTGCAAATCCGTAAACAATTTCGCGAAACTTGCAAAACTCAGACAAAACAATATAAACGCTATAAGGCACAAATTCTCCAGACCACACCAAAAGAACAGCAGAAGGAGGTTATAAAACAATTGAAGGAAGAGAAGCATCGAAAATTAACACTTCTCGGTGAAcag TACGAACAAAGCATCGCTGATATGTTCCAAAGTCAGAGTTACAAATTGGATGAGACCCAAGTGATTGAGTGCCATCGTACCAACGAGCAATTGGAATACGAACTTGATGTGCTCACTGcctatcaaaataaaaacaagaaacaagcTCAGGAGCAACGCGATCGTGAGCGTAAAGAGTTGGAAAACAGAGTAAACGTTCGTAGAGGTTTACTGGAGAGCAAG ATGAATGCGGAGTTACAGCAGTTCAATCAAGAGCGAGCTGAACGTTTACGTATCAAACAAGAAAAGCATGCCAGAGAACTAGAAGCTTTCGATCAGGAATCGCTTGCGTTAGGTTTCAG CGCTCTATCACTCAGCGAGGTGTCGCGCGAAACATACCCCGACGAGGAGGGTAGCTTATCAGGGTCCATGATCAGTTTAGCGCATAGTAATAGCTCTACAAGTTTTCCGGCTGGCTCCCTATAG
- the LOC126760506 gene encoding serine/threonine-protein kinase Tao isoform X2 — protein sequence MPPARPGSLKDPEIADLFYKHDPEKIFEDLREIGHGSFGAVYYARCNLTKEIVAIKKMSFLGKQSLEKWQDILKEIRFLRQLNHPNTIEYKGCYLRESTAWLVMEYCVGSASDIIEVHKKPLHEDEIAAICDGVLNGLSYLHSLGRIHRDIKAGNILLTDNGIVKLADFGSAAIKCPANSFVGTPYWMAPEVILAMDEGQYDGKVDVWSLGITCIELAERKPPYFNMNAMSALYHIAQNDSPNLSKNEWSDTFCNFVELCLKKMPVERPSSTKLLKHEFLTQPRSDIVLLELIARTKAAVRELDNLNYRKMKKILMVDTCETESAIGDTDDTQDEHAGGDSSKSNSITSEHSIHSVGVSAASSQSSSSNSIPTSQNHILTQQQHIAVNYQQQAAAAAAAAAAASGVAARNSSRQRNLPPLPNIMHNMNNNVTPTNSTSVVPAPMMPVSSASHSAGGGSPAATANMGTGMLSQASGVCVGSAGGAGDRMPRYLSSPAAAAAVYAASSQQAISNAVNEHGPNNFATIRTTSIVTKQQKEHMQEEMHEQMSGYKRMRREHQAALLKLEEKCKLEMEAHKGALDKEYDNLLYNFTRELERLEAKHQQDLERRQKQTTAAEKKLFKEISLKQESERKAFDLNRKKEYKANKERWKRELSMDESTPKRQRDLTLQSQKDNLKQAEAQEEQRLLRVQKQYIDLEMRKFRRRRLISLHELEDQLLRDELSKKQHQLEQAHAILLKHHEKTQELEYRQQKSVHQLREEQINTQHDTELKNQNDYMERVKKELLRKHALEIRQHPKSLKQKELQIRKQFRETCKTQTKQYKRYKAQILQTTPKEQQKEVIKQLKEEKHRKLTLLGEQYEQSIADMFQSQSYKLDETQVIECHRTNEQLEYELDVLTAYQNKNKKQAQEQRDRERKELENRVNVRRGLLESKMNAELQQFNQERAERLRIKQEKHARELEAFDQESLALGFSALSLSEVSRETYPDEEGSLSGSMISLAHSNSSTSFPAGSL from the exons ATGCCACCTGCACGTCCTGGAAGTCTTAAGGATCCGGAAATTGCCGATCTTTTTTATAAACATGATCCAGAAAAAATATTCGAGGACTTGCGTGAAATTGGTCATGGCTCGTTTGGCGCTGTTTATTATGCGCGATGCAACCTTACCAAAGAAATCGTGGCCATTAAAAAGATGTCCTTTTTGGGCAAACAGAGCCTTGAAAAATGGCAGGATATTCTTAAAGAAATCAG atttcttCGTCAATTGAATCATCCGAACACCATAGAATACAAGGGCTGCTATCTACGTGAATCAACAGCGTGGCTGGTAATGGAATATTGTGTTGGCTCGGCTTCAGATATTATTGAAGTACATAAGAAGCCTTTACACGAGGACGAAATCGCTGCGATATGTGATGGCGTTCTGAACGGCTTGAGTTACTTACACAGTTTGGGGCGCATACACAGAGATATAAAAGCCGGCAATATTCTTCTCACAGATAATGGTATTGTTAAATTGGCAGATTTCGGTAGCGCTGCTATTAAGTGTCCAGCTAACAGTTTTGTGGGCACTCCGTATTGGATGGCCCCGGAAGTGATTCTAGCTATGGATGAGGGCCAGTATGATGGTAAAGTTGATGTGTGGTCCTTGGGTATTACTTGCATTGAATTGGCTGAACGGAAACCACCATATTTTAACATGAATGCAATGTCTGCTCTTTATCACATTGCTCAAAATGATTCTCCAAATTTATCC aaaaatgaaTGGTCAGATACATTTTGCAATTTTGTTGAATTGTGTCTCAAAAAAATGCCCGTGGAGCGACCTTCGTCAACGAAACTGCTAAAACACGAATTTTTGACACAGCCACGTTCAGATATTGTGTTGCTGGAATTGATAGCTCGTACAAAAGCTGCAGTGCGTGAAttagataatttaaattatcgtaaaatgaaaaaaatactaatgGTCGATACCTGCGAGACTGAGAGCGCCATAGGCGATACGGACGATACACAGGATGAACATGCTGGCGGTGATAGCAGCAAGAGTAATAGTATTACTTCAGAACACTCCATACATTCGGTGGGTGTGTCGGCGGCCAGTAGTCAA AGCTCTTCGTCGAATTCTATTCCCACCAGTCAAAATCACATATTGACACAACAGCAGCATATTGCTGTGAATTATCAGCAACAAGCAGCTGCtgcggcagcggcggcggcggctgcAAGTGGAGTTGCGGCACGAAATTCATCACGACAAAGAAATCTGCCGCCACTACCTAATATAATGCACAATATGAACAATAATGTTACGCCAACAAATTCAACTTCCGTTGTGCCAGCACCTATGATGCCTGTATCGTCCGCAAGTCATTCAGCAGGAGGGGGTTCCCCTGCTGCTACAGCGAATATGGGAACAGGCATGTTATCTCAAGCAAGCGGTGTTTGCGTGGGCAGTGCCGGTGGTGCTGGCGATCGTATGCCTCGCTATTTGTCATCACCTGCCGCCGCAGCCGCAGTATATGCTGCATCGTCACAGCAAGCCATCTCTAATGCCGTCAATGAGCATGGACCTAACAATTTTGCCACTATTCGGACTACAAGTATTGTAACAAAGCAACAGAAAGAACATATGCAG GAGGAAATGCATGAACAAATGTCTGGCTATAAACGAATGCGTCGCGAGCATCAAGCTGCGTTACTGAAGCTCGAAGAGAAGTGTAAACTGGAAATGGAGGCTCATAAGGGTGCATTAGACAAGGAATATGATAATCTGTTATACAACTTCACACGGGAATTGGAACGTTTAGAG GCGAAGCATCAGCAAGACCTAGAACGTCGTCAAAAGCAAACAACCGCAGCGGAAAAGAAACTTTTCAAGGAGATTTCTTTGAAACAGGAAAGTGAACGTAAAGCCTTTGATTTAAATCGCAAAAAGGAATATAAGGCAAATAAAGAACGATGGAAACGTGAACTATCGATGGATGAATCCACACCGAAACGGCAACGTGACCTGACGTTGCAATCACAGAAAGACAACTTGAAGCAAGCAGAAGCGCAAGAGGAACAACGTTTGCTGAGAGTACAAAAACAGTATATTGACTTGGAAATGCGGAAATTCAGAAGAAGACGCCTAATATCTCTTCACGAGCTCGAAGACCAGTTATTGCGTGAT GAATTAAGCAAAAAGCAACATCAGTTGGAGCAGGCGCATGCTATTCTGCTGAAACATCATGAAAAAACGCAGGAACTAGAATATCGTCAGCAAAAAAGTGTACATCAGCTTCGCGAGGAGCAG ATAAATACTCAGCACGATACGGAACTGAAGAATCAAAATGACTATATGGAGCGAGTTAAAAAAGAACTTCTGCGGAAACACGCTCTTGAAATCAGACAACATCCTAAAAGTTTAAAG CAAAAAGAACTGCAAATCCGTAAACAATTTCGCGAAACTTGCAAAACTCAGACAAAACAATATAAACGCTATAAGGCACAAATTCTCCAGACCACACCAAAAGAACAGCAGAAGGAGGTTATAAAACAATTGAAGGAAGAGAAGCATCGAAAATTAACACTTCTCGGTGAAcag TACGAACAAAGCATCGCTGATATGTTCCAAAGTCAGAGTTACAAATTGGATGAGACCCAAGTGATTGAGTGCCATCGTACCAACGAGCAATTGGAATACGAACTTGATGTGCTCACTGcctatcaaaataaaaacaagaaacaagcTCAGGAGCAACGCGATCGTGAGCGTAAAGAGTTGGAAAACAGAGTAAACGTTCGTAGAGGTTTACTGGAGAGCAAG ATGAATGCGGAGTTACAGCAGTTCAATCAAGAGCGAGCTGAACGTTTACGTATCAAACAAGAAAAGCATGCCAGAGAACTAGAAGCTTTCGATCAGGAATCGCTTGCGTTAGGTTTCAG CGCTCTATCACTCAGCGAGGTGTCGCGCGAAACATACCCCGACGAGGAGGGTAGCTTATCAGGGTCCATGATCAGTTTAGCGCATAGTAATAGCTCTACAAGTTTTCCGGCTGGCTCCCTATAG